In the Aliarcobacter cryaerophilus genome, one interval contains:
- a CDS encoding permease has product MFEWWNNLSAILVFDILGLVKGTQIGDAVHFFIFDTVKIFILLISIIYFITFIQSYFPLEKIRVYLSGKSKIVGHILAGIFGIITPFCSCSAIPLFLGFLQARIPLGVAFTYLVSAPLSDPVVFALLASIFGFKVAILYVLFGVIISIIAGLIIGAMKMEKEVLIEVKPLDNISYTDDKTLFKHRVKESWYYSIDIFKKIYLYIIIGVGVGAFIHGYIPADFIAKYAGGDVWYAPIIAVLAGIPMYSNELGVLPIIEVLTQKGVLIGTAISFMMAVVALSLPEAMILKRILSIKLIAIFFSIVGFSILIVGYLLNYLVG; this is encoded by the coding sequence ATGTTTGAATGGTGGAATAATCTAAGTGCCATCTTAGTATTTGATATTTTAGGACTTGTAAAAGGTACTCAAATTGGGGATGCTGTTCATTTTTTTATATTTGATACAGTAAAAATATTTATATTGCTAATAAGCATAATATACTTTATTACATTTATACAAAGCTATTTTCCATTGGAAAAAATCAGAGTTTATTTAAGTGGAAAAAGTAAAATTGTAGGACATATTTTAGCTGGAATATTTGGAATAATAACTCCATTTTGTTCTTGTAGTGCAATACCACTTTTCTTAGGATTTTTACAAGCTAGAATTCCTTTAGGTGTTGCTTTTACTTATTTAGTTTCAGCACCACTTAGTGATCCTGTTGTATTTGCTTTGTTAGCTTCAATATTTGGATTTAAAGTAGCAATACTTTATGTACTTTTTGGAGTAATTATATCAATTATAGCTGGTCTTATTATTGGTGCTATGAAAATGGAAAAAGAGGTTTTAATTGAAGTTAAACCTCTTGATAATATAAGTTATACAGATGATAAAACTCTATTTAAACATAGAGTTAAAGAGTCATGGTATTACTCTATTGATATATTCAAAAAAATATATTTATATATAATAATTGGAGTGGGTGTTGGTGCATTTATTCATGGATATATTCCTGCTGATTTTATTGCAAAATATGCAGGTGGAGATGTTTGGTATGCTCCAATAATTGCAGTTCTTGCTGGAATTCCTATGTACTCAAATGAATTAGGAGTTTTACCAATTATTGAAGTACTAACTCAAAAAGGTGTTTTGATAGGAACGGCAATATCATTTATGATGGCAGTAGTTGCTCTAAGTCTTCCTGAAGCTATGATTTTAAAAAGAATATTATCTATAAAATTAATAGCAATATTTTTT